A stretch of Coccidioides posadasii str. Silveira chromosome 2, complete sequence DNA encodes these proteins:
- a CDS encoding uncharacterized protein (SECRETED:SignalP(1-26)~EggNog:ENOG410Q0VF~COG:S~TransMembrane:1 (n7-18c23/24o178-200i)), whose translation MRWPSTLSILLLSLIVLAVAVSGAGADRRQLSLGDAVQSPQSSATGDDLDDDTPTSSARSTSSPTSQPDPETSTSESTSERSTSSSRTAQPTPTLPSSTPESTPPSTPPTTPRPTPTRDTPPPPSKSVVIVTYTVTSDDQTIIQTSQSTAPQPTNAPGLGDDPSGSDSSGLSDSSRNIIIGVVVGVGGAVLLSGLALVVYRLRRKRNARTEPDEDDLTGTALGSHSHAASMSSSPFKTTLDQYHNPGPVNPASNF comes from the coding sequence ATGAGGTGGCCGTCGACACTTTCCATCTTGCTGCTTTCGCTCATCGTCCTTGCTGTCGCTGTATCCGGCGCCGGTGCCGACAGACGGCAGCTGAGCCTCGGTGACGCCGTCCAGAGTCCGCAATCATCGGCCACTGGAGACGATCTCGACGACGACACTCCCACATCGTCCGCGCGATCGACCTCTTCACCGACCTCGCAGCCGGATCCAGAGACTTCCACTTCTGAGTCGACTTCTGAACGTTCAACTTCATCGAGTCGCACAGCGCAGCCAACTCCTACGCTCCCATCCTCCACTCCAGAGTCGACTCCGCCATCAACACCGCCCACCACTCCAAGGCCAACTCCGACAAGGGACACGCCACCTCCGCCTTCGAAATCAGTGGTCATCGTCACTTACACGGTCACCAGCGATGACCAAACTATCATCCAAACCAGCCAGTCAACTGCTCCCCAGCCAACCAACGCGCCTGGACTTGGCGACGATCCATCAGGTTCCGATAGCTCTGGGCTAAGCGACAGCAGTAGAAACATCATCATTGGTGTAGTCGTCGGTGTGGGAGGTGCCGTCTTACTCTCAGGCCTTGCCCTCGTGGTTTACAGACTACGTCGCAAGAGAAACGCGCGAACCGAACCTGATGAAGATGACCTCACCGGTACAGCTCTCGGCTCTCACAGCCATGCTGCCTCGATGTCCAGCAGCCCCTTCAAGACCACTCTAGATCAATACCACAACCCCGGACCCGTCAACCCTGCCTCGAATTTCTAA
- the COG3 gene encoding Golgi transport complex subunit 3 (BUSCO:198234at4751~EggNog:ENOG410PKJA~COG:U~BUSCO:2543at33183), translating into MSSSAGVQLPPSDPPTSLPSSDKGVVENGEPKEIKNELEFAQWYDTAGAELLEFTYEKYQSCLDELEMTTAHLDSLLRDSSSTLDLLSSLSRSFKSVEAQTTAFQQQCEGLLAAEQRSAKLADDIQENLQYYDYLDPASRKLNAPGAGNSVRRKDFSDMLRRLDECLDYMQAHPEQKEAETYRARYRLLLTRALTLIRGHFVSTLREISSGVSKRIADRQLNDTTMSALLYAKFRVGAADMKDIGLEIQKRAVPPLDPEQGAEAEYQSLLNELHSNFSATRGKLIIPLVRKRLNDIANAPSTSKDLVAFARTSISYIRGICLDEFDLWGQWFHGQQGLYDFLESVCEPLYDHLRPRIIHETQLVKLCQLCILLQTRYLMDPEEEGEYPNPNQLDFSTLIQPALEDAQTRLVFRAQAILRDDIEKFKPKPEDLDYPARNRRVSLPAADTKGPATSGRKQSHIDPTSPLPNPPMIVDEELDSPGEKGPRWDFDSRSVFEGWYPTLRKAVWLLSRIYRLVNSTVFDDLAHQIVHQTTISLHQASTQIAAKSSPADAQLFLIKHLLILKQQIVAFDIEFVSPEVSFDFSGVTNTFWELRERGGLFNPRNLVRLLGDGLLPRVVENMLDAKAELDGRLRTVISDFTNSFSAKMTTPLPSNETSASQARGAIEKTCQAVQKEVPELRKVLSSYIDDTRTRETLVAAVRDSVIQLYEDFFEAYASAETSSDRMARKAAGKGRADEVWDVETFTEWSEGVFCVGISGLRGSEEDVEDSDDARSAGSV; encoded by the exons ATGTCGTCCTCGGCGGGTGTCCAACTTCCACCGAGCGACCCTCCCACCTCGCTCCCCAGCTCTGACAAAGGCGTAGTCGAGAATGGCGAACCGAAGGAGATTAAAAATGAATTGGAATTTGCGCAGTGGTACGACACCGCCGGAGCGGAATTGCTGGAATTCACATACGAGAAATACCA ATCATGCCTTGACGAGCTGGAGATGACCACTGCCCACCTCGATTCCCTTCTCCGTGATAGCTCCTCGACTCTTGATCTTCTATCCAGCTTATCCCGGTCTTTCAAGTCCGTTGAAGCACAGACGACCGCCTTCCAGCAACAGTGCGAAGGGTTGCTGGCCGCTGAGCAGCGGAGCGCTAAACTCGCGGATGATATCCAGGAGAACTTGCAATATTATGACTATCTGGATCCTGCATCAAGAAAGCTCAATGCACCAGGAGCTGGTAACTCGGTTCGTAGAAAGGACTTCTCTGATATGCTGCGACGGTTGGACGAATGTCTGGACTATATGCAAGCACAT CCCGAACAAAAGGAAGCAGAGACATACAGGGCACGTTACCGCCTCCTACTAACCCGTGCTTTGACCCTAATCAGAGGGCATTTTGTCTCCACGCTGCGAGAAATATCCTCAGGGGTATCAAAGCGCATCGCCGATCGGCAGCTAAATGACACTACGATGTCTGCGTTGCTCTACGCAAAATTTCGTGTAGGAGCAGCTGACATGAAAGACATCGGATTAGAGATCCAAAAGAGAGCCGTGCCGCCATTGGATCCCGAACAGGGCGCTGAAGCGGAGTATCAGAGCTTACTTAACGAGCTTCATTCGAATTTCTCCGCGACACGAGGAAAGTTGATTATACCACTTGTCCGGAAGAGATTGAATGATATCGCGAATGCACCTAGCACCTCGAAGGACCTTGTTGCCTTTGCGCGGACGAGTATCAGCTATATTCGAGGAATTTGCTTGGATGAGTTCGACTTGTGGGGTCAATGGTTTCACGGACAACAGGGTCTCTACGATTTTCTAGAGTCTGTTTGCGAGCCATTATATGATCACCTAAGGCCTAGAATCATCCATGAAACCCAACTGGTCAAATTATGCCAGCTATGCATACTCCTCCAGACTCGATACCTCATGGAtccagaagaagaaggcgaATATCCTAACCCAAACCAGTTGGATTTCTCTACTTTAATCCAACCTGCCCTTGAAGATGCACAGACACGTTTGGTCTTCAGGGCACAAGCGATTCTAAGAGACGATATTGAGAAGTTTAAACCTAAACCTGAAGACCTTGACTATCCCGCTCGAAATAGAAGAGTTTCTCTCCCCGCAGCAGATACTAAGGGACCGGCTACTTCTGGGAGAAAACAATCCCATATTGACCCCACGTCTCCCTTGCCAAACCCGCCGATGATCGTTGACGAGGAACTTGATTCTCCAGGGGAGAAGGGCCCTAGATGGGACTTTGACTCTAGATCAGTATTTGAAGGCTGGTATCCTACCCTGAGGAAAGCTGTCTGGTTATTAAGTCGCATATACCGGCTTGTCAAT TCTACCGTCTTTGACGATCTAGCTCATCAAATAGTCCACCAAACCACCATCTCTCTCCATCAAGCCAGTACTCAAATCGCCGCCAAGTCCTCCCCAGCCGACGCCCAGCTCTTTTTAATCAAACACCTCCTCATCTTGAAACAGCAAATCGTAGCTTTCGACATTGAATTCGTGTCTCCAGAAGTATCCTTTGATTTCTCTGGGGTGACAAATACATTCTGGGAACTTCGCGAACGCGGCGGTCTATTCAACCCACGGAATCTCGTCCGGTTGCTTGGCGACGGACTTCTCCCACGAGTCGTCGAGAATATGCTCGACGCGAAAGCTGAGTTAGACGGCAGACTTCGAACTGTAATCAGTGACTTCACGAACTCCTTTTCGGCGAAGATGACCACTCCGCTACCATCTAACGAGACTTCTGCCTCACAGGCTCGTGGCGCGATTGAGAAGACGTGTCAGGCTGTTCAGAAGGAAGTTCCTGAGCTAAGAAAGGTACTGAGCAGTTATATTGACGATACTAGAACGAGGGAGACTCTGGTAGCTGCGGTGCGGGATAGCGTTATTCAGCTGTATGAGGATTTCTTTGAGGCGTACGCTTCTGCTGAGACGAGCAGTGATCGAATGGCGAGAAAAGCCGCTGGGAAAGGACGAGCGGATGAGGTGTGGGATGTCGAGACCTTTACTGAATGGAGTGAAGGCGTCTTCTGCGTGGGGATATCAGGCCTGAGGGGTTCGGAAGAGGATGTAGAAGACTCCGACGATGCTCGCAGCGCAGGGAGTGTGTAG